In a genomic window of Hippoglossus stenolepis isolate QCI-W04-F060 chromosome 15, HSTE1.2, whole genome shotgun sequence:
- the LOC118122598 gene encoding claudin-7-A isoform X1, whose amino-acid sequence MANSGLQILGFALALLGVIGLIIGTILPQWKMSAYVGDNIITAVSMYEGLWMTCAFQSTGQIQCKVYDSILQLNSALQATRALMIVSIIVSLAGLGVACMGMKCTNCGGDDKARKSKIAMIGGIIILIGCKKAFNHFLFLFYPWICKRFITNVLHSLTALCSVVACSWYAHDIIRAFYDPFTPVNTKYEFGSAIFIAWAGAFLAVVGGAMLSASCPRGKPSPKYPISRPPSSKEYV is encoded by the exons atGGCCAATTCCGGGCTCCAGATCCTGGGCTTCGCCCTGGCTCTGTTGGGAGTCATTGGACTGATCATTGGGACCATTCTGCCGCAGTGGAAGATGTCCGCCTATGTGGGGGACAACATCATCACGGCGGTGTCCATGTACGAGGGGCTGTGGATGACCTGCGCCTTCCAGAGCACCGGGCAGATCCAGTGCAAGGTGTACGACTCCATACTGCAGCTCAACA GTGCCCTCCAGGCAACCCGCGCCCTCATGATCGTTAGCATCATCGTTTCGCTGGCTGGTCTGGGTGTAGCATGCATGGGAATGAAGTGCACCAACTGTGGAGGAGATGACAAAGCGCGCAAGTCCAAGATCGCCATGATTGGGGGCATCATCATCCTGATTGGATGTAAGAAGGCATttaatcatttcctgtttttattttatccctGGATCTGTAAGCGCTTCATTACTAATGTTCTTCACTCTCTTACAGCTTTGTGTTCCGTTGTGGCCTGCTCTTGGTACGCTCACGACATCATCAGGGCCTTCTACGACCCTTTCACCCCTGTCAATACCAA GTACGAGTTTGGGTCTGCCATCTTCATCGCATGGGCTGGCGCTTTCCTGGCCGTAGTGGGAGGTGCCATGCTCTCAGCGTCTTGCCCACGGGGCAAACCCTCACCCAAGTATCCCATCTCCAGACCTCCCAGCAGCAAGGAATACGTTTGA
- the LOC118122598 gene encoding claudin-7-A isoform X2, translated as MANSGLQILGFALALLGVIGLIIGTILPQWKMSAYVGDNIITAVSMYEGLWMTCAFQSTGQIQCKVYDSILQLNSALQATRALMIVSIIVSLAGLGVACMGMKCTNCGGDDKARKSKIAMIGGIIILIGSLCSVVACSWYAHDIIRAFYDPFTPVNTKYEFGSAIFIAWAGAFLAVVGGAMLSASCPRGKPSPKYPISRPPSSKEYV; from the exons atGGCCAATTCCGGGCTCCAGATCCTGGGCTTCGCCCTGGCTCTGTTGGGAGTCATTGGACTGATCATTGGGACCATTCTGCCGCAGTGGAAGATGTCCGCCTATGTGGGGGACAACATCATCACGGCGGTGTCCATGTACGAGGGGCTGTGGATGACCTGCGCCTTCCAGAGCACCGGGCAGATCCAGTGCAAGGTGTACGACTCCATACTGCAGCTCAACA GTGCCCTCCAGGCAACCCGCGCCCTCATGATCGTTAGCATCATCGTTTCGCTGGCTGGTCTGGGTGTAGCATGCATGGGAATGAAGTGCACCAACTGTGGAGGAGATGACAAAGCGCGCAAGTCCAAGATCGCCATGATTGGGGGCATCATCATCCTGATTGGAT CTTTGTGTTCCGTTGTGGCCTGCTCTTGGTACGCTCACGACATCATCAGGGCCTTCTACGACCCTTTCACCCCTGTCAATACCAA GTACGAGTTTGGGTCTGCCATCTTCATCGCATGGGCTGGCGCTTTCCTGGCCGTAGTGGGAGGTGCCATGCTCTCAGCGTCTTGCCCACGGGGCAAACCCTCACCCAAGTATCCCATCTCCAGACCTCCCAGCAGCAAGGAATACGTTTGA
- the npm1a gene encoding nucleophosmin 1a isoform X2, with the protein MNGLDEETMAPQTFLYGCVLEAGKEVVFNPEDDDFEHQLDLRMACVDPATKDELHMVEVEGQDTEGQKIKAALVSLKPSTLPSVCLGGFTITPPAVFRLKAGSGPIHISGQHLVMMESEQSFDEEDDDEEEEEEEEVATSKKRPASSPAVKSQKKMKMEIVEDDDDDDDDDEDGDDEEDESEEEESPVKAKPTPSKQKTPAQNGKSPKPNTPAKKQATEKTPKGKGTRSPKTPTTPKAILTVPEIKAKIMEAVNKGVTLPKAQPKFENFVKHGYKVSEAKDVAELWKWRQAVTDAK; encoded by the exons ATGAACGGTTTAGACGAGGAAACCATGGCGCCACAGACGTTCCTTTACG GCTGCGTGCTGGAAGCTGGAAAAGAGGTGGTGTTCAATCCTGAGGATGACGACTTTGAGCACCAGCTAGATCTGAGGATG GCCTGCGTGGACCCCGCCACAAAAGACGAACTTCACATGGTGGAGGTGGAAGGACAAGACACAGAGGGTCAGAAAATTAAGGCAGCACTGGTTTCACTGAAACCCTCGACCCTGCCCAGC GTTTGTCTCGGTGGCTTCACAATCACACCTCCAGCAGTTTTCCGTCTCAAGGCGGGTTCTGGTCCGATCCATATCAGTGGACAGCACCTCGTCA TGATGGAATCTGAGCAGTCttttgatgaagaagatgatgatgaggaggaggaggaagaagaggaagtcgCAACATCGAAGAAGAGacctgcttcctctcctgcGGTCAAGTCCCAG aaaaagatgaaaatggaaattgtggaggatgacgatgacgacgatgatgatgatga ggatggtgatgatgaggaggatgagagcgaggaggaagaATCGCCTGTTAAG GCCAAGCCAACACCATCCAAACAAAAGACCCCTGCTCAGAATGGCAAGAGTCCCAAACCCAACACTCCAGCTAAAAAACAGGCAACG GAGAAGACCCCTAAAGGTAAAGGTACCAGGTCACCTAAAACTCCAACAACTCCCAAGGCAATTCTCACAGTTCCTGAGATTAAAGCCAAGATTATGGAGGCAGTTAACAAG GGAGTGACATTACCCAAAGCTCAGCCCAAGTTTGAGAACTTCGTGAAGCACGGTTACAAAGTCTCTGAAGCCAAG GACGTTGCGGAGCTGTGGAAGTGGAGACAGGCGGTGACGGATGCTAAATAA
- the npm1a gene encoding nucleophosmin 1a isoform X1: protein MNGLDEETMAPQTFLYGCVLEAGKEVVFNPEDDDFEHQLDLRMACVDPATKDELHMVEVEGQDTEGQKIKAALVSLKPSTLPSVCLGGFTITPPAVFRLKAGSGPIHISGQHLVMMESEQSFDEEDDDEEEEEEEEVATSKKRPASSPAVKSQKKMKMEIVEDDDDDDDDDEDGDDEEDESEEEESPVKAKPTPSKQKTPAQNGKSPKPNTPAKKQATQEKTPKGKGTRSPKTPTTPKAILTVPEIKAKIMEAVNKGVTLPKAQPKFENFVKHGYKVSEAKDVAELWKWRQAVTDAK, encoded by the exons ATGAACGGTTTAGACGAGGAAACCATGGCGCCACAGACGTTCCTTTACG GCTGCGTGCTGGAAGCTGGAAAAGAGGTGGTGTTCAATCCTGAGGATGACGACTTTGAGCACCAGCTAGATCTGAGGATG GCCTGCGTGGACCCCGCCACAAAAGACGAACTTCACATGGTGGAGGTGGAAGGACAAGACACAGAGGGTCAGAAAATTAAGGCAGCACTGGTTTCACTGAAACCCTCGACCCTGCCCAGC GTTTGTCTCGGTGGCTTCACAATCACACCTCCAGCAGTTTTCCGTCTCAAGGCGGGTTCTGGTCCGATCCATATCAGTGGACAGCACCTCGTCA TGATGGAATCTGAGCAGTCttttgatgaagaagatgatgatgaggaggaggaggaagaagaggaagtcgCAACATCGAAGAAGAGacctgcttcctctcctgcGGTCAAGTCCCAG aaaaagatgaaaatggaaattgtggaggatgacgatgacgacgatgatgatgatga ggatggtgatgatgaggaggatgagagcgaggaggaagaATCGCCTGTTAAG GCCAAGCCAACACCATCCAAACAAAAGACCCCTGCTCAGAATGGCAAGAGTCCCAAACCCAACACTCCAGCTAAAAAACAGGCAACG CAGGAGAAGACCCCTAAAGGTAAAGGTACCAGGTCACCTAAAACTCCAACAACTCCCAAGGCAATTCTCACAGTTCCTGAGATTAAAGCCAAGATTATGGAGGCAGTTAACAAG GGAGTGACATTACCCAAAGCTCAGCCCAAGTTTGAGAACTTCGTGAAGCACGGTTACAAAGTCTCTGAAGCCAAG GACGTTGCGGAGCTGTGGAAGTGGAGACAGGCGGTGACGGATGCTAAATAA
- the kcnip1b gene encoding Kv channel-interacting protein 1b isoform X2, translating to MGAVVGTLTMQTKQRTSSRDSIDDELEMTMVSHRPEGLEQLEAQTNFSKQELQILYRGFKNECPSGMVNEETFKHIYAQFFPHGDASMYAHYLFNAFDTTNNGSIKFKDFVMGLSILLRGTLREKLEWTFHLYDINKDGYINREEMTEIVRAIYNMMGKYTYPALKGDVPQQHVDAFFQKMDKNKDGVVTLEEFVIVCQEDETMMRSMQLFENVM from the exons ATGGGTGCAGTGGTGGGCACTTTGACCATGCAAACCAAGCAGAGGACATCGTCCAGAG ATAGCATCGATGATGAGCTGGAGATGACGATGGTGTCTCACAGACCAGAGGGTCTCGAGCAACTGGAGGCCCAGACCAACTTCTCCAAACAGGAGCTGCAGATCCTCTATCGTGGATTCAAGAAT GAATGTCCGAGTGGAATGGTGAATGAGgagacatttaaacacatttatgcACAGTTCTTCCCTCATGGAG ACGCAAGCATGTATGCACATTATCTTTTCAATGCATTCGACACTACAAACAATGGCTCCATTAAATTTAAG GACTTTGTAATGGGCTTGTCTATACTGCTGCGGGGGACTCTGAGGGAAAAGCTGGAGTGGACGTTTCACCTGTATGACATTAACAAAGATGGATACATAAACAGAGAG gAGATGACTGAGATCGTGAGGGCCATTTATAACATGATGGGAAAGTACACCTACCCTGCACTAAAAGGGGATGTCCCACAGCAGCACGTGGACGCCTTCTTTCAG aaaatggacaaaaacaaagatggagtgGTGACCTTAGAGGAGTTCGTTATAGTCTGTCAGGAG GATGAGACCATGATGAGATCCATGCAGCTGTTTGAGAACGTGATGTAA